A window from Streptomyces subrutilus encodes these proteins:
- a CDS encoding cytochrome c oxidase assembly protein: MDHSGHGMDMNMDLPPFTLGRGLEFSFDGFFLFGSLLGLALYLWGVLRLRGRGDAWPVGRTVAFTLGVLTVVLVMCTKLNDYGMVMFSVHMVQHMVISMVTPILLLLGAPMTLALRALPPAARGSKGPRELLMMLLHSRYMRVITHPAFTIPMFIASLYGLYFTPLFDFLMESRAGHIAMMVHFLAVGLIFFWPIMGVDPGPHRPGYVMRMLELFAGMPFHAFFGIALMMASEPMIKTYADPPASLGIDPLLDQQWGGGIAWAFSEIPSVLVLIALVYQWYHSEQRAAKRSDRAADRDGDQELEAYNSYLASLQARGR; encoded by the coding sequence ATGGATCACAGCGGGCACGGCATGGACATGAACATGGACCTGCCGCCGTTCACCCTCGGGCGGGGGCTGGAGTTCTCCTTCGACGGCTTCTTCCTCTTCGGCTCCCTGCTGGGCCTCGCCCTGTACCTGTGGGGCGTGCTGCGCCTGCGCGGCCGCGGCGACGCCTGGCCGGTGGGGCGGACGGTGGCCTTCACGCTGGGCGTGCTCACCGTGGTCCTGGTGATGTGCACGAAGCTGAACGACTACGGCATGGTCATGTTCAGCGTCCACATGGTCCAGCACATGGTGATCAGCATGGTCACCCCGATCCTGCTGCTGCTCGGCGCGCCGATGACCCTGGCGCTGCGCGCCCTGCCGCCCGCCGCGCGCGGCAGCAAGGGCCCCCGCGAGCTCCTCATGATGCTGCTGCACAGCCGCTACATGCGCGTGATCACGCACCCGGCCTTCACCATCCCCATGTTCATCGCGAGCCTCTACGGCCTGTACTTCACGCCGCTCTTCGACTTCCTGATGGAGAGCCGGGCCGGGCACATCGCGATGATGGTGCACTTCCTCGCCGTCGGCCTGATCTTCTTCTGGCCGATCATGGGCGTGGACCCGGGCCCGCACCGGCCCGGCTACGTGATGCGGATGCTGGAGCTCTTCGCCGGCATGCCCTTCCACGCCTTCTTCGGCATCGCCCTGATGATGGCCAGCGAGCCGATGATCAAGACGTACGCCGATCCGCCCGCCTCCCTGGGCATCGACCCGCTCCTCGACCAGCAGTGGGGCGGCGGCATCGCCTGGGCCTTCAGCGAGATCCCCTCGGTGCTGGTTCTGATCGCCCTCGTCTACCAGTGGTACCACTCGGAGCAGCGGGCCGCGAAGCGGTCCGACCGGGCTGCGGACCGGGACGGCGACCAGGAGCTGGAGGCGTACAACTCGTATCTGGCCTCGCTCCAGGCGCGTGGCCGGTAG
- a CDS encoding 6-phosphofructokinase: MRIGVLTSGGDCPGLNAVIRSVVHRAVVDHGDEVIGFLDGWKGLLEADYRKLDLDAVAGILARGGTVLGSSRVQPAHLRDGVERARGHVADLGLDAIIPIGGEGTLKAANLLAQAGLPIVGVPKTIDNDIASTDVTFGFDTAVGVATEALDRLKTTAESHQRVMVVEVMGRHTGWIALHSGMAAGAHAIVVPERPFDIDELTAIVGERFSAGKRFAIVVVAEGAKPRPGTMEFEQGGTDMYGHERFAGIGNRLAVELEHRLGKEARPVILGHVQRGGTPTAYDRVLATRFGWHAVEAAHRGEFGMLTALRGTDIVMVPLDEAVQTLKTVPAARYDEAQTVL; encoded by the coding sequence ATGCGCATTGGTGTGCTCACTTCCGGTGGCGACTGCCCCGGCCTGAATGCCGTCATCCGCTCCGTCGTGCACCGCGCCGTCGTCGACCACGGCGACGAGGTCATCGGCTTCCTCGACGGCTGGAAGGGCCTGCTGGAGGCGGACTACCGCAAGCTCGACCTCGACGCGGTGGCCGGCATCCTGGCCCGCGGCGGCACCGTCCTCGGCTCCTCCCGGGTCCAGCCCGCGCACCTGCGCGACGGCGTGGAGCGGGCCCGCGGTCACGTCGCCGACCTGGGCCTCGACGCGATCATCCCGATCGGCGGCGAGGGCACCCTGAAGGCGGCGAACCTGCTCGCTCAGGCCGGCCTGCCGATCGTGGGGGTCCCCAAGACGATCGACAACGACATCGCGTCCACCGACGTGACCTTCGGCTTCGACACCGCCGTCGGCGTGGCCACCGAGGCGCTGGACCGGCTGAAGACCACCGCCGAGTCCCACCAGCGCGTCATGGTGGTGGAGGTCATGGGTCGGCACACCGGGTGGATCGCCCTGCACTCGGGCATGGCGGCCGGAGCGCACGCGATCGTCGTCCCGGAGCGCCCCTTCGACATAGACGAGCTGACGGCGATCGTCGGCGAGCGCTTCTCGGCCGGCAAGCGGTTCGCGATCGTCGTGGTCGCCGAGGGTGCCAAGCCGCGCCCCGGCACCATGGAGTTCGAGCAGGGCGGCACCGACATGTACGGGCACGAGCGGTTCGCCGGCATCGGCAACCGGCTCGCCGTCGAGCTGGAGCACCGCCTCGGCAAGGAGGCGCGGCCGGTCATCCTGGGCCATGTGCAGCGCGGCGGCACGCCCACCGCGTACGACCGGGTGCTGGCCACCCGGTTCGGCTGGCACGCGGTGGAGGCGGCGCACCGCGGCGAGTTCGGCATGCTGACCGCGCTGCGCGGCACCGACATCGTGATGGTGCCGCTGGACGAGGCCGTGCAGACCCTCAAGACGGTTCCGGCCGCCCGCTACGACGAGGCGCAGACGGTCCTGTGA
- a CDS encoding type 1 glutamine amidotransferase: MSDNSLRLVWVYPDLLSTYGDQGNALVVERRARQRGLDVQRVDVRSDQPIPTSGDIYLIGGGEDRPQRLAAERLVRDGGLERAVSNGAIVFSVCAGYQILGKEFVNDQGQRQEGLGLLDVVTVRGEGERCVGDVLGDIDPRLGLPQLTGFENHQGITHLGPTARPFARVTMGRGNGTGDGTEGAYNDTVFGTYMHGPVMARNPHIADLLLKLALDVNALPAIDDRWYEALRAERISAATQPA, translated from the coding sequence ATGAGCGACAACAGCCTGCGTCTGGTGTGGGTCTACCCCGACCTGCTGAGCACGTACGGAGACCAGGGCAACGCCCTCGTGGTGGAGCGCCGGGCGCGTCAGCGCGGCCTGGACGTGCAGCGCGTGGACGTCCGCAGCGACCAGCCCATCCCCACCTCGGGCGACATCTACCTGATCGGCGGCGGCGAGGACCGGCCCCAGCGGCTGGCCGCCGAGCGCCTGGTGCGCGACGGCGGACTGGAGCGCGCCGTCTCGAACGGGGCGATCGTCTTCTCCGTCTGCGCCGGCTACCAGATCCTGGGCAAGGAGTTCGTCAACGACCAGGGCCAGCGCCAGGAGGGCCTCGGCCTGCTGGACGTGGTCACCGTCCGCGGCGAGGGCGAGCGGTGCGTCGGCGACGTCCTCGGGGACATCGACCCGCGCCTGGGCCTGCCCCAGCTGACGGGCTTCGAGAACCACCAGGGCATCACCCACCTCGGCCCGACGGCGCGGCCGTTCGCCCGGGTGACCATGGGCCGCGGCAACGGCACCGGCGACGGCACCGAGGGCGCGTACAACGACACGGTCTTCGGCACCTACATGCACGGCCCCGTCATGGCCCGCAACCCGCACATCGCGGACCTGCTGCTGAAGCTGGCCCTCGACGTGAACGCGCTGCCGGCCATAGACGACCGGTGGTACGAGGCGCTGCGCGCGGAGCGCATCTCGGCCGCGACGCAGCCGGCCTGA
- a CDS encoding MurT ligase domain-containing protein, producing the protein MAGNTEPLSPRAKLAVTAGKAAAAVSRAAGRGSGSVIGGKVALRLDPDLLGALAQHLDVVLVSATNGKTTTTRLIAEALRASGPVVSNALGANMPAGITSALAGGSDARYGVIEVDEKYLSGVARDVTPKVIALLNLSRDQLDRAAETRMLAEKWREGLQGSKAVIVANCDDPLIVWSASSSQNVVWVAAGQEWKDDAWSCPSCGGVMQRPGDDWFCGECGFRRPMPSWVLSGDHVLDPHGSAWPIHLQLPGRANKANAATSAAVAAVFGVPPQVALERMYQVQAVAGRYDVISFQGRELRLLLAKNPAGWLETFSLIDPPPTPVILSVNARGADGTDTSWLWDVDYPRLAGHPIFVIGDRKLDLAVRLEVAGLDFRVCETLDEAVQLAPPGQIELIANYTAFQDVRRRVGN; encoded by the coding sequence ATGGCAGGCAACACGGAGCCGCTTTCGCCGCGGGCCAAGCTGGCCGTGACGGCGGGCAAGGCCGCGGCGGCGGTGTCGCGGGCCGCGGGACGCGGAAGCGGATCGGTGATCGGCGGCAAGGTCGCACTCAGGCTCGACCCCGATCTCCTCGGCGCGCTGGCGCAGCACCTCGACGTCGTCCTCGTCTCCGCGACGAACGGCAAGACCACGACGACGCGTCTGATCGCGGAGGCCCTGCGGGCCAGCGGCCCGGTCGTCTCCAACGCCCTCGGCGCCAACATGCCGGCCGGCATCACCTCGGCCCTGGCGGGCGGCTCGGACGCCCGGTACGGCGTCATCGAGGTCGACGAGAAGTACCTGTCCGGAGTGGCCCGCGACGTCACCCCGAAGGTGATCGCCCTCCTCAACCTCTCGCGCGACCAGCTGGACCGCGCCGCCGAGACCCGCATGCTCGCGGAGAAGTGGCGCGAGGGCCTCCAGGGCTCCAAGGCCGTCATCGTGGCGAACTGCGACGACCCGCTGATCGTGTGGTCCGCCTCCTCCTCGCAGAACGTGGTGTGGGTCGCCGCCGGCCAGGAGTGGAAGGACGACGCCTGGTCCTGCCCCTCCTGCGGCGGTGTCATGCAGCGCCCGGGCGACGACTGGTTCTGCGGCGAGTGCGGCTTCCGCCGCCCGATGCCGAGCTGGGTGCTCTCGGGCGACCACGTACTGGACCCGCACGGCTCGGCCTGGCCGATCCACCTCCAGCTGCCCGGCCGCGCCAACAAGGCCAACGCCGCCACCTCGGCCGCGGTCGCCGCGGTCTTCGGCGTCCCGCCGCAGGTCGCGCTGGAGCGGATGTACCAGGTCCAGGCCGTCGCCGGCCGCTACGACGTGATCAGCTTCCAGGGCCGCGAGCTGCGGCTGCTGCTCGCCAAGAACCCGGCCGGCTGGCTCGAAACGTTTTCCCTGATCGACCCGCCGCCGACCCCGGTGATCCTCTCGGTGAACGCCCGCGGCGCGGACGGCACCGACACCTCCTGGCTGTGGGACGTGGACTACCCGCGCCTCGCCGGCCACCCGATCTTCGTCATCGGCGACCGCAAGCTCGACCTCGCGGTCCGCCTGGAGGTCGCGGGGCTGGACTTCCGGGTGTGCGAGACCCTCGACGAGGCCGTGCAGCTCGCGCCGCCGGGGCAGATCGAGCTGATCGCCAACTACACCGCCTTCCAGGACGTCCGCCGCCGCGTCGGCAACTAG
- the def gene encoding peptide deformylase — translation MRQRPIPGTTGTVRTMSLLGDPVLRSTCAEVTAFGPDLARLVEDMFATMYAAEGVGLAANQIGVAQRVFVYDCPDDEDVRHVGHIVNPRLVEADGDEYLGPEGCLSLPGLEAGTPRFDRAVVEGVTADGTPVRIEGTGFFARCLQHECDHLAGTVYADRVTGLRARRLRRAIRKAPWSAPRG, via the coding sequence ATGCGACAGCGCCCCATCCCCGGCACCACCGGCACCGTCCGCACCATGAGCCTGCTGGGCGATCCGGTGCTCCGCTCGACGTGCGCGGAAGTGACCGCGTTCGGACCCGATCTCGCCCGGCTGGTCGAGGACATGTTCGCGACGATGTACGCCGCGGAGGGGGTCGGGCTGGCCGCCAACCAGATCGGCGTCGCACAGCGGGTGTTCGTCTACGACTGCCCCGACGACGAGGACGTCCGCCACGTCGGCCACATCGTCAACCCCCGTCTGGTGGAGGCCGACGGGGACGAGTACCTCGGTCCCGAGGGCTGCCTCTCGCTGCCCGGACTGGAGGCCGGCACGCCCCGCTTCGACCGGGCGGTCGTCGAAGGGGTGACCGCGGACGGCACCCCGGTGCGCATCGAGGGCACCGGCTTCTTCGCGCGCTGCCTCCAGCACGAGTGCGACCACCTGGCGGGCACGGTCTACGCGGACCGGGTCACGGGGCTGCGGGCCCGGCGGCTGCGCCGCGCCATCCGCAAGGCGCCGTGGTCGGCGCCGCGGGGCTGA
- a CDS encoding TetR family transcriptional regulator — METTQQAGESGAAERRRRELLEAADRVVLRDGPKASMNAIAAEAGITKPILYRHFGDKAGLYQALAVRHTDGLLDSLRAALDAPAERRSRVEATLDTYLAAIEARPQVYRFLMHPAEDSQAVERGFDVGLHSAPLLRRLGEELAQVIGERVDLGPGGERLARIWGHGIVGMMHAAGDWWLGERPCDRAELVTGLTDLLWGRLATAGNRADGPGF, encoded by the coding sequence ATGGAGACCACGCAGCAGGCAGGCGAGAGCGGGGCGGCGGAGCGCCGCCGGCGCGAGCTGCTCGAAGCCGCCGACCGGGTCGTGCTCAGGGACGGCCCGAAGGCCTCCATGAACGCCATCGCGGCCGAGGCCGGCATCACCAAACCCATCCTGTACCGGCACTTCGGCGACAAGGCGGGCCTCTACCAGGCGCTCGCCGTCCGCCACACCGACGGCCTGCTCGACTCATTGCGGGCCGCGCTCGACGCCCCGGCCGAGCGCCGCAGCCGGGTGGAGGCCACCCTGGACACCTACCTCGCGGCCATCGAGGCCCGGCCGCAGGTGTACCGCTTCCTCATGCACCCCGCCGAGGACTCCCAGGCCGTCGAGCGCGGCTTCGACGTCGGCCTGCACTCGGCTCCGCTGCTGCGCCGCCTCGGCGAGGAGCTGGCCCAGGTGATCGGCGAGCGCGTGGACCTCGGCCCCGGCGGCGAACGGCTGGCCCGGATCTGGGGCCACGGCATCGTCGGCATGATGCACGCGGCCGGCGACTGGTGGCTGGGCGAGCGGCCGTGCGACCGGGCCGAGCTGGTCACCGGCCTCACCGACCTGCTGTGGGGCCGGCTGGCCACCGCGGGCAACCGGGCGGACGGCCCGGGCTTCTGA
- a CDS encoding acyl-CoA dehydrogenase family protein, giving the protein MAEFTMELNDDQKQVRDWIHGFAADVIRPAAAEWDEREETPWPVIQEAAKVGIYSLDFYAQQFFDPTGLGIPVAMEELFWGDAGIALSIVGTGLAAIGVVANGTEEQIGTWIPQMYGDANDVKVAAFCSSEPDAGSDVGSMRTRAVYDQAKDEWVLNGTKTWATNGGIANVHIVVAVVDPELGTKGHASFIVPPNTPGLSQGQKFKKHGIRASHTAEVVLEDVRVPGSCLLGGKEKLDERLARAHERARGGAGERVKNAAMATFEASRPAVGAMAVGTARAAYEVALDYAKTRTQFGRPIIDNQGVAFQLADMRTQIDAARLLVWRASWMAVAGRPFTAAEGSMSKLFASEVAKKVTAQAVQILGGNGFTREYPVERMHRDSAIYTIFEGTSEIQRLVIARTISGMPIR; this is encoded by the coding sequence ATGGCGGAGTTCACCATGGAGCTCAACGACGACCAGAAGCAGGTGCGGGACTGGATCCACGGCTTCGCGGCCGATGTCATCCGGCCCGCCGCCGCGGAATGGGACGAGCGCGAAGAGACTCCCTGGCCCGTCATCCAGGAGGCCGCGAAGGTCGGCATCTACTCGCTGGACTTCTACGCCCAGCAGTTCTTCGACCCCACCGGCCTCGGCATCCCGGTGGCCATGGAGGAGCTCTTCTGGGGCGACGCGGGCATCGCCCTGTCCATCGTGGGCACCGGCCTCGCGGCCATCGGCGTCGTCGCCAACGGCACCGAGGAGCAGATCGGCACCTGGATACCGCAGATGTACGGCGACGCGAACGACGTGAAGGTCGCCGCCTTCTGCTCCTCCGAGCCCGACGCCGGCTCCGACGTCGGCTCGATGCGCACGCGCGCCGTGTACGACCAGGCCAAGGACGAGTGGGTGCTCAACGGCACCAAGACCTGGGCGACCAACGGCGGCATCGCCAACGTCCACATCGTCGTGGCCGTCGTCGACCCCGAGCTCGGCACCAAGGGGCACGCCTCATTCATCGTCCCGCCGAACACCCCCGGACTGTCGCAGGGCCAGAAGTTCAAGAAGCACGGCATCCGCGCCTCCCACACGGCCGAGGTCGTCCTGGAGGACGTGCGCGTCCCCGGCTCCTGCCTGCTGGGCGGCAAGGAGAAGCTGGACGAGCGCCTGGCGCGGGCCCACGAGCGGGCGCGCGGCGGCGCGGGCGAGCGGGTGAAGAACGCCGCCATGGCCACCTTCGAGGCCTCCCGGCCCGCGGTCGGCGCCATGGCGGTGGGCACCGCGCGCGCGGCGTACGAGGTGGCGCTGGACTACGCGAAGACCCGGACGCAGTTCGGCCGCCCGATCATCGACAACCAGGGCGTCGCCTTCCAGCTCGCCGACATGCGCACGCAGATCGACGCCGCGCGGCTGCTGGTGTGGCGGGCCTCGTGGATGGCGGTCGCGGGACGGCCGTTCACGGCGGCGGAGGGCTCGATGTCGAAGCTGTTCGCGAGCGAGGTCGCGAAGAAGGTGACCGCCCAGGCGGTGCAGATCCTCGGCGGCAACGGCTTCACGCGGGAGTACCCGGTGGAGCGGATGCACCGGGACAGCGCCATCTACACCATCTTCGAGGGGACCAGCGAGATCCAGCGGCTGGTGATCGCGCGCACGATCTCCGGCATGCCGATCCGCTAG
- a CDS encoding SRPBCC family protein yields MPGFRIIRRTLLPPAEAWLRLTDWERHGALVPLTRTVVETAPPTGVGTRFTARTGVRGITFDDPMEVTLWRPPEAGAAGLVRLEKRGRIVTGRAEIEVRPLPAGGTEVHWYESLRIRGLPRLLDPTVDAAGRLIFSRALTAILRP; encoded by the coding sequence ATGCCCGGTTTCCGGATCATTCGCCGCACGCTCCTCCCGCCCGCCGAGGCGTGGCTCAGGCTGACGGACTGGGAGCGCCACGGCGCCCTGGTCCCCCTCACCCGGACGGTCGTGGAGACCGCGCCGCCGACGGGGGTCGGAACCCGCTTCACGGCCCGTACCGGTGTGCGCGGGATCACCTTCGACGATCCGATGGAAGTGACCCTCTGGCGTCCGCCGGAGGCGGGGGCGGCGGGCCTGGTCCGGCTGGAGAAGCGCGGCCGGATCGTCACCGGCCGGGCCGAGATCGAGGTCCGCCCGCTCCCGGCCGGCGGCACGGAGGTCCACTGGTACGAATCCCTCCGGATCCGCGGCCTCCCCCGCCTGCTCGACCCGACGGTCGACGCGGCCGGCCGCCTGATCTTCTCCCGAGCCCTGACCGCCATCCTGCGCCCGTAG